Proteins from one Mucilaginibacter jinjuensis genomic window:
- a CDS encoding fumarylacetoacetate hydrolase family protein, with protein MVCVGLNYRDHAIEVGASIPSEPVIFIKSTSALNGPNDEIIIPKGSEKTDWECELAVVIGKKATYIDEADIEDYIAGYVLHNDVSERAFMFERNGTWDKGKGCDTFAPLGPYVITPDEMPDIDNLRVWLNVNGKPMQNGNTADMIFKTHYLVSYITQFMTLLPGDIVSTGTPAGSGIGLKPSVFLKDGDIMELGIEGLGSQRQTVKAYKP; from the coding sequence ATAGTTTGCGTAGGCCTTAACTACCGCGACCATGCTATTGAGGTAGGAGCATCGATACCATCAGAACCGGTGATCTTTATTAAAAGCACCTCTGCATTGAACGGCCCGAATGACGAGATTATTATCCCGAAAGGTTCAGAAAAAACAGACTGGGAATGTGAGCTGGCAGTAGTGATCGGCAAAAAAGCGACTTACATTGACGAGGCTGATATAGAAGATTACATAGCCGGATATGTGCTGCATAACGATGTATCTGAACGTGCCTTTATGTTTGAGCGCAATGGTACCTGGGATAAGGGCAAAGGCTGCGACACTTTCGCACCGCTTGGCCCGTATGTAATTACGCCCGATGAAATGCCCGATATTGATAACCTGCGCGTTTGGTTAAATGTAAATGGTAAGCCCATGCAAAACGGCAACACGGCAGATATGATCTTCAAAACGCATTACCTCGTATCATACATTACCCAGTTTATGACCCTGCTACCGGGCGACATCGTTTCAACCGGTACACCAGCGGGATCGGGCATTGGGTTGAAGCCCTCTGTGTTTTTAAAAGACGGCGATATAATGGAACTGGGTATTGAGGGCTTAGGCAGCCAACGCCAAACGGTTAAAGCTTACAAGCCATAA
- a CDS encoding putative quinol monooxygenase: MKTFKTAIKSLFNNNTWLILIATIGILTLCFNEKAMAQHKDQIVRIAKIEVDPAQIEQYNTALKEQMTTAVRVEPGVLTYYAVADKATPSHITIFEIYADTAAYQAHIQTPHFKKYKATVEHIVTKLELEDVRLVRVAKKPEM, translated from the coding sequence ATGAAAACATTTAAAACGGCGATTAAAAGTCTCTTCAACAATAATACCTGGTTAATTTTGATAGCTACTATAGGTATACTCACACTTTGTTTTAACGAAAAAGCGATGGCCCAGCACAAAGACCAAATAGTTAGAATAGCAAAAATTGAGGTAGACCCGGCACAAATAGAACAATACAACACTGCGCTGAAAGAGCAAATGACCACGGCCGTACGTGTAGAACCCGGCGTATTAACTTATTACGCTGTTGCCGATAAAGCCACCCCGTCGCATATTACCATATTCGAAATTTATGCGGATACTGCTGCATACCAGGCGCACATACAAACACCGCACTTTAAGAAATACAAAGCAACTGTGGAGCATATAGTTACCAAATTGGAGCTTGAAGATGTTAGGCTGGTTCGTGTAGCGAAGAAGCCGGAGATGTAA
- the rimP gene encoding ribosome assembly cofactor RimP gives MTNIEKRVTELVEEKLTELPEVFLVDVKMHSNGDLIILLDGDHGAGIDACAQVSRYVGFKLEEENTIDTPYNLEVSSPGIDTPLKLNRQYVKNIGRTVAVKLTDGSKKEGKLTAVDADKITIAEQIKVKGKKAETAEVSIPFDQLTETKVLISFK, from the coding sequence ATGACGAATATTGAGAAACGGGTTACCGAACTGGTGGAAGAAAAACTAACCGAATTGCCCGAGGTTTTTTTAGTTGATGTGAAAATGCACAGCAACGGAGATCTGATCATTTTGCTTGATGGCGACCATGGCGCCGGTATTGATGCCTGTGCACAAGTGAGCCGCTATGTAGGCTTTAAGTTAGAAGAAGAAAACACCATTGATACACCGTATAACCTCGAGGTTTCGTCGCCGGGTATTGATACGCCTTTGAAACTGAACCGCCAGTATGTAAAAAATATTGGCCGTACAGTAGCCGTTAAGTTAACAGATGGCAGCAAAAAGGAAGGTAAGCTTACTGCAGTTGATGCTGATAAAATAACAATAGCAGAACAAATAAAAGTTAAAGGTAAAAAAGCTGAAACGGCGGAAGTTAGTATCCCGTTCGATCAGCTGACAGAAACAAAGGTTTTAATATCATTTAAATAA
- the nusA gene encoding transcription termination factor NusA: protein MSTTSINLIDSFQEFKDFKNIDRPTMMSVLEDVFRSMIRKKYGTDENCDVIVNTDNGDLEIWRTRTVVEDGFSEDDDLEIELAEALTLDADLEVGDEYVEQITLESFGRRAILAARQTLVSKILELEKDEIFKKYKDRVGEIVTGEVYQVWKKETLVLDDEGNELLLPKSEQIPADYFKKGDNVKAVVSKVDMMNSNPKIIISRTAPEFLQRLFELEVPEIFDGLITIKKIVREPGERAKVAVESYDDRIDPVGACVGMKGSRIHGIVRELKNENIDVINYTNNLQLYIQRALSPAKITSIKLDDDKKTAAVYLKPDQVSLAIGRGGHNIKLAGKLTGYEIDVYREADEHEEDVDIEEFSDEIDSWILDEFKRIGLDTAKSVLALTVGELVKRTDLEEETVKEVLSILNAEFE, encoded by the coding sequence ATGAGCACAACCAGTATTAATTTAATTGATTCTTTTCAGGAATTTAAAGATTTCAAGAACATTGACCGCCCAACCATGATGAGCGTTCTGGAAGACGTTTTCAGAAGCATGATCAGAAAAAAATATGGTACGGACGAAAATTGCGACGTAATTGTTAATACAGATAACGGTGACTTGGAGATCTGGCGCACCCGTACCGTGGTTGAAGATGGTTTCTCTGAGGATGATGACCTGGAGATTGAGCTTGCAGAAGCTTTAACCCTTGATGCCGATCTGGAAGTTGGTGACGAGTATGTAGAGCAGATTACACTGGAAAGCTTTGGCCGCCGCGCTATTCTTGCAGCCCGTCAGACTTTGGTTTCTAAGATTCTGGAACTGGAGAAAGACGAGATCTTCAAAAAATATAAAGACCGCGTTGGCGAAATTGTAACCGGTGAGGTTTACCAGGTTTGGAAAAAAGAAACTTTGGTGCTGGATGATGAAGGTAACGAGTTGTTACTGCCAAAATCTGAGCAGATCCCTGCCGATTATTTCAAAAAAGGCGATAACGTAAAAGCGGTGGTTAGCAAGGTTGATATGATGAACAGCAACCCTAAAATCATCATCAGCCGTACTGCGCCTGAGTTTTTACAGCGTTTATTTGAACTGGAAGTTCCTGAAATTTTCGATGGTTTAATTACCATCAAGAAAATTGTTCGCGAACCGGGCGAGCGCGCTAAAGTGGCCGTTGAATCTTATGATGACCGTATCGATCCGGTTGGTGCCTGCGTAGGTATGAAAGGTTCACGTATCCACGGTATCGTTCGCGAATTAAAGAACGAAAACATAGACGTAATTAACTACACCAATAACCTGCAACTGTACATTCAGCGTGCATTATCGCCTGCTAAAATCACTTCTATTAAATTAGATGACGATAAAAAAACCGCTGCAGTTTATTTAAAGCCCGATCAGGTATCATTAGCTATCGGTCGTGGTGGCCATAACATTAAACTGGCAGGTAAATTGACAGGTTACGAAATAGACGTTTACCGCGAGGCCGACGAGCATGAGGAAGATGTGGATATCGAAGAGTTTTCAGATGAAATTGACAGTTGGATCCTTGACGAATTTAAGCGTATCGGTTTAGATACCGCTAAGTCTGTTCTTGCGCTAACTGTTGGTGAATTGGTTAAACGTACTGATCTTGAAGAGGAAACCGTGAAAGAGGTTTTATCTATTCTGAATGCCGAATTTGAATAA